The following are encoded in a window of Armatimonadota bacterium genomic DNA:
- a CDS encoding tetratricopeptide repeat protein, with translation MSRSLSRPTVLGAVIVIVCLLLLAGDSTAQQMSAERTEAQADFRARRYNEAADGYKAIVKSDPDDARSWFRLAYSLHNLKQYKNAITAYDEAADRSYAPHFVLYNKACAEVLLGREKDGLGTLKRAVEAGFTDVQNFESDSDLNRIRNTDEYAELLQMISEPVGRFPAGNALDVLEGTWALWQEGGPVGRIEYRFATQGFSLNERTIIGTDLVSSLMYYYSKGDGAWLVAGATEEGTVFDGSATGTSDTVELIGSRKDQTELIQVRKRIRSTGASRALVVTEEREPGGTWAVSQQYEMRKLALAPE, from the coding sequence ATGTCTCGATCCTTGTCGCGTCCCACGGTGCTTGGGGCTGTAATCGTGATCGTGTGCCTACTGCTGCTTGCGGGAGACTCTACGGCGCAACAAATGTCCGCTGAGCGCACCGAAGCCCAGGCAGATTTCCGCGCTCGCCGGTACAACGAGGCTGCGGACGGCTACAAGGCGATTGTGAAGAGCGATCCCGACGACGCTCGGTCGTGGTTCCGGCTCGCGTACTCCCTTCACAATCTCAAACAGTACAAGAACGCGATCACCGCGTACGACGAGGCTGCAGATCGGTCTTACGCGCCGCACTTCGTCCTCTACAACAAGGCTTGTGCAGAGGTGCTGCTGGGCCGTGAGAAAGACGGACTTGGAACGCTGAAGCGAGCTGTTGAAGCGGGGTTCACCGACGTTCAGAATTTCGAGAGCGACTCAGACCTCAATAGGATCCGCAATACCGACGAGTACGCAGAGCTACTGCAGATGATTAGCGAGCCGGTCGGTCGCTTCCCCGCCGGGAACGCTCTCGACGTACTCGAAGGAACGTGGGCGCTGTGGCAGGAAGGCGGACCCGTAGGGCGGATTGAATACAGGTTCGCCACTCAAGGGTTCTCTTTGAATGAAAGAACGATTATCGGCACCGATTTGGTATCCAGCCTGATGTACTACTATTCGAAGGGCGACGGGGCGTGGCTGGTCGCTGGCGCGACCGAAGAAGGCACTGTGTTCGACGGAAGCGCTACGGGCACCTCCGACACTGTCGAGCTGATCGGCAGCAGAAAGGACCAAACGGAACTGATCCAAGTACGCAAGCGCATCAGATCAACCGGCGCCTCAAGGGCACTGGTGGTGACCGAAGAAAGGGAGCCTGGCGGAACTTGGGCCGTGTCGCAGCAGTACGAAATGCGCAAGCTGGCCCTAGCCCCTGAGTGA
- a CDS encoding phosphatase PAP2 family protein — protein MREIDLIIFRWINNWPEWLEPLMMFFSEGNKQWWVRLSLLALLIYWIYRPKTRPAAILAMVAWPVANALCDVLKSTFQLTRPLADLAELNARLELTSFGTASAHAATMMSIAMVFLFYNRTLGWTWFGVAIIVGLSRIFVGVHYPYQVLLGWGIGAFVGFVAVKSWQAYISRRRPSRADESPATDQ, from the coding sequence GTGCGAGAGATCGACCTAATCATCTTCAGGTGGATCAACAACTGGCCGGAATGGTTGGAACCCCTGATGATGTTTTTCAGCGAAGGGAACAAGCAGTGGTGGGTTCGGCTCTCGCTGCTGGCCCTGTTGATCTACTGGATTTACCGTCCTAAGACGAGGCCGGCGGCGATTCTCGCCATGGTCGCGTGGCCGGTGGCAAACGCCTTGTGCGACGTTCTCAAGTCGACGTTTCAATTGACCAGGCCGCTGGCTGATCTCGCGGAGCTGAACGCTCGCCTGGAGCTCACCAGTTTCGGGACGGCCAGCGCGCACGCGGCGACGATGATGTCGATCGCAATGGTGTTCCTGTTCTACAACCGCACGCTTGGCTGGACTTGGTTCGGTGTTGCGATCATAGTGGGTTTGTCGAGGATTTTCGTCGGTGTTCACTACCCGTACCAGGTGCTGCTGGGCTGGGGGATCGGAGCGTTCGTTGGCTTCGTGGCGGTCAAGAGCTGGCAGGCGTACATCAGTCGTCGACGTCCAAGTCGGGCCGACGAATCACCGGCAACGGATCAGTAA
- a CDS encoding ABC transporter ATP-binding protein yields MAGVTFKGVTKVFGSGEKAVRAVDNFDLEIRDQEFMVLVGPSGCGKTTALRMIAGLEEATEGDLFIADNRVNDVPPKDRDIAMVFQNYALYPHMSVYDNIAFGLRLRELKGFFWQLANLKAARQVKKNIDDRVHDVAKMLDIDMLMHRRPKELSGGQRQRVALGRAIIRKPKVFLMDEPLSNLDAKLRIQTRAELVRLHRQLGITTIYVTHDQVEAMTMGQRIAVMKDGVLQQCGDPESVYNTPTNKFVAGFIGAPPMNFLDGTVSSGKLSLGTLTLAIPSGHPAAEMDGKKITVGIRPEDVYDAANNCPVPVTDGNSFSAQVDVLEKLGSEDTAYLVADGTHITATLDPGTRIESGVTATFAIDLDQIHIFDAETEEAIR; encoded by the coding sequence TTGGCAGGGGTTACTTTCAAAGGCGTTACAAAGGTCTTCGGCAGCGGCGAAAAGGCCGTCCGCGCGGTGGACAATTTCGATCTCGAAATACGGGATCAGGAGTTCATGGTGCTCGTCGGTCCGTCCGGCTGCGGCAAGACGACGGCGCTGCGCATGATCGCCGGACTTGAGGAGGCCACGGAAGGGGATCTGTTCATCGCCGACAACAGGGTTAACGACGTGCCACCGAAGGATCGCGACATCGCGATGGTGTTTCAAAACTACGCCCTTTACCCGCACATGAGCGTTTACGACAACATCGCTTTTGGGCTGAGGCTTCGTGAGCTGAAAGGGTTTTTCTGGCAGCTGGCCAATCTGAAGGCCGCGCGCCAGGTCAAAAAGAACATCGATGACCGCGTGCACGATGTTGCAAAGATGCTCGACATTGACATGCTGATGCATCGCAGGCCGAAGGAGCTCTCAGGCGGGCAGCGTCAGCGAGTCGCGCTCGGGCGCGCGATCATCCGAAAGCCGAAGGTGTTCTTGATGGATGAGCCGCTTTCAAACCTTGACGCAAAGCTGCGCATCCAAACCCGGGCGGAGCTTGTCCGCTTGCACCGACAGCTGGGCATAACGACGATCTACGTGACGCACGATCAGGTTGAGGCGATGACGATGGGCCAGCGGATCGCCGTCATGAAGGACGGCGTGTTGCAGCAGTGTGGCGATCCGGAGAGCGTCTACAACACGCCGACCAACAAGTTCGTTGCAGGTTTCATCGGCGCGCCGCCAATGAACTTTCTCGACGGTACTGTTTCCAGCGGGAAACTCAGCCTTGGGACGCTGACTTTGGCTATTCCCAGCGGGCATCCAGCGGCTGAGATGGACGGAAAGAAGATCACCGTCGGTATTCGTCCCGAAGACGTTTACGATGCGGCCAACAACTGCCCGGTGCCGGTGACTGACGGCAACTCGTTTTCGGCCCAAGTTGACGTGCTCGAAAAGCTCGGCTCGGAGGACACGGCGTACCTGGTCGCCGACGGCACTCATATCACGGCTACGCTCGATCCTGGGACGCGGATCGAATCGGGGGTTACGGCCACGTTCGCAATAGACCTCGATCAGATTCATATCTTCGACGCCGAGACGGAAGAAGCGATCCGGTAG
- the pyrF gene encoding orotidine-5'-phosphate decarboxylase: MRRKIICALDTGELSEARAMAARLARYAGAFKVGPALVLQYGLDVVDYLREDGVDRVFLDMKFHDIPSTVGRAVREAANRNVWMLTLHISGGPAMLTAAVEEAKFHGDTKAPLLIGVSVLTSLDQHVLTDHLGVRRSVEEHMVYLSKLGVDCGLDGIVCSVHEVAAIRKEIGRSIIVTPGIRAAHDDRHDQQRVGDAKSALSAGADYLVLGRALTSADDPIAALQGLGIETEEWHAV, from the coding sequence TTGCGTCGAAAAATCATTTGCGCGCTGGATACCGGCGAGCTGTCAGAGGCTAGGGCCATGGCAGCACGGCTAGCGCGCTATGCGGGGGCGTTCAAGGTAGGCCCAGCGCTGGTGCTTCAGTACGGTCTTGACGTCGTCGATTACTTGCGCGAGGATGGCGTGGACAGAGTTTTCCTCGACATGAAGTTCCACGACATCCCGAGCACGGTCGGACGGGCGGTACGCGAAGCCGCTAATCGAAACGTATGGATGCTGACGCTGCATATCTCTGGCGGGCCGGCGATGCTCACTGCCGCAGTGGAAGAGGCAAAGTTCCACGGAGACACGAAGGCGCCACTCTTGATCGGCGTGTCCGTTTTGACTTCGTTGGACCAGCACGTTCTGACCGATCACCTGGGCGTCCGGCGATCTGTTGAGGAGCACATGGTTTACCTTTCGAAGCTAGGCGTGGACTGTGGCCTGGATGGAATCGTTTGCAGCGTTCATGAAGTGGCTGCAATTCGAAAGGAGATCGGCCGCAGCATAATCGTGACACCTGGAATTCGGGCTGCTCACGATGACAGACACGATCAGCAGCGCGTCGGTGACGCGAAGTCTGCGCTCAGCGCCGGTGCCGACTACCTCGTTCTGGGACGTGCGTTGACGAGCGCAGACGACCCGATTGCGGCGTTGCAGGGGCTCGGCATAGAGACCGAGGAGTGGCACGCCGTTTGA
- a CDS encoding N-acetylmuramoyl-L-alanine amidase, with protein sequence MRRWLAALLPWMVMTAAWADGPIAVAVDFTFHGTFEDDSVRMDDECWIAPSLLDAWGFGTNATDGELHVSDGDRDITLPFQMIEERKMVSLHEAGRLFGANLSWDESGLLLIVRSVVRNVERTEAGLRIDATLPVLPVFFKLDDPVRFIVDLRGAVFSRDQIGDLPDGWRIGQFKPEIVRVVIESPEMADQYVPTLSPARHFTIQFGANAQPDEPEDPDVEPPNAGQQSGDPGSIGGIVGQEPPDEPADELDVDPTAVISIPNIASASEQEIVLMLPFTGSLTAGPTAKYINPGKIELVVSGASATRPGAVQVYDSDLLQSAMITDDGHGNVHIVFNLLQPLAFELKNNERLITLRFFRPSEASGSLTNKVIVVDAGHGGEQTGTIWNGLDEKDLNLQLSDLLVAELTAAGASVIVTRGDDSEVGLQERADMANGSDADLFISIHHNSNRVAETRSGGMTFFHMQQATSRFLAQCIQTEIAGVSKIPDMGVWSDSRIYSVKGFAVLRFTEMPAVLIELGFLNHSYDRVRVQELEFQESVAKAIVKGLKVFLGDDTN encoded by the coding sequence ATGAGGCGTTGGCTTGCCGCTCTGCTTCCATGGATGGTGATGACGGCAGCCTGGGCAGATGGCCCGATCGCTGTTGCTGTCGATTTCACATTCCACGGTACGTTCGAGGACGATAGCGTTCGCATGGATGACGAATGCTGGATCGCCCCGTCGTTGCTCGATGCCTGGGGGTTTGGGACCAATGCCACCGATGGCGAACTCCATGTGTCAGACGGCGATCGCGATATTACGCTTCCCTTCCAGATGATCGAAGAGCGCAAGATGGTCTCGCTGCACGAGGCTGGGCGACTGTTTGGCGCGAACCTTTCCTGGGACGAGAGCGGCCTGCTCTTGATCGTGCGAAGCGTCGTTCGCAACGTCGAGCGGACCGAGGCTGGACTGCGGATCGACGCCACGCTCCCGGTGCTGCCCGTCTTCTTCAAGCTTGACGATCCCGTTCGGTTCATCGTTGATCTGCGAGGAGCGGTGTTTTCACGTGATCAGATCGGAGATCTGCCAGACGGCTGGCGCATCGGCCAGTTCAAGCCGGAGATCGTGCGCGTCGTCATCGAGTCTCCTGAAATGGCCGACCAGTACGTTCCGACGCTAAGCCCGGCGCGACATTTCACGATACAGTTTGGCGCGAACGCCCAGCCTGACGAGCCGGAGGACCCCGACGTCGAGCCGCCAAACGCAGGGCAACAGTCCGGCGACCCTGGCTCCATCGGTGGCATCGTTGGCCAAGAGCCGCCGGATGAACCGGCCGACGAGCTGGACGTCGATCCCACCGCCGTCATTTCCATTCCAAACATCGCTTCTGCATCGGAGCAGGAGATCGTACTCATGCTGCCGTTCACCGGCTCTCTGACGGCCGGGCCAACCGCCAAGTACATCAATCCCGGCAAGATCGAGCTGGTCGTGTCAGGCGCAAGCGCGACCCGTCCCGGCGCGGTGCAAGTGTACGACTCCGATCTGTTGCAATCCGCCATGATCACGGACGACGGCCACGGGAACGTCCACATCGTCTTCAACCTCCTCCAGCCGCTGGCGTTCGAGCTGAAGAACAACGAACGATTGATCACGCTGCGTTTCTTTCGACCGTCTGAGGCGTCAGGCAGCCTTACGAACAAGGTGATCGTCGTCGATGCCGGACACGGAGGCGAACAAACGGGCACGATTTGGAACGGCTTGGATGAGAAGGACTTGAATCTACAGCTCTCCGATCTCCTCGTAGCCGAACTGACGGCAGCCGGAGCATCAGTGATCGTCACTCGTGGCGACGACTCTGAGGTGGGCCTGCAAGAGAGGGCGGATATGGCGAACGGAAGCGACGCCGACCTTTTCATCAGCATCCATCACAACTCAAATCGAGTGGCAGAGACCCGATCGGGTGGAATGACGTTCTTTCACATGCAGCAGGCGACCTCTCGTTTCCTAGCCCAGTGCATACAGACAGAGATCGCCGGAGTCAGCAAGATTCCGGATATGGGAGTCTGGAGCGATAGCCGAATCTACAGCGTGAAGGGGTTCGCCGTGCTACGATTTACCGAGATGCCCGCCGTGTTGATAGAGCTGGGGTTCCTGAACCATTCGTACGACAGGGTCCGGGTACAGGAGCTCGAATTTCAGGAGTCGGTCGCGAAGGCGATCGTGAAGGGACTAAAGGTGTTCTTAGGCGATGACACGAACTAA
- a CDS encoding A/G-specific adenine glycosylase, whose protein sequence is MARRLNGAAERLLAWFAANKRPLPWRGTADPYRIWVSEVMSQQTRLEVVAEYFLRWMDRFPTVESLAAADEDSVLAVWQGLGYYRRCKSLRLAAAIVAREGFPTDKAGWQKLPGIGDYTSGAIASIVSGERVTAVDGNVQRVYARYHADSSHKLKKAADSWCQELLAEASPGDLNQALMELGATVCRPLSPSCSECPLEFDCEACATGDQEAYPARAKRPPMKEVRLRVLVPRCAGRYGLRKITDGPWWVGMYGFPTLTSDEYSADWPSMPLISIGEHRHTVTNHRLIFQAWVCEFPRADDRFMWVTEEELQAVALPSPFRAIARSAQTTLADTVEGDSDDHDMRKNSVGCTSRPSSARK, encoded by the coding sequence GTGGCACGCCGTTTGAACGGCGCTGCAGAACGGCTATTGGCGTGGTTTGCGGCAAACAAGAGGCCGTTGCCATGGCGCGGGACAGCTGACCCTTACAGAATATGGGTCAGCGAAGTCATGTCGCAGCAAACTCGACTGGAGGTTGTGGCGGAGTACTTCTTGCGCTGGATGGACAGGTTTCCGACAGTAGAGTCGCTTGCTGCCGCAGACGAGGACTCGGTGCTGGCAGTCTGGCAGGGGTTGGGCTACTATCGCCGTTGCAAGAGCTTGCGGCTTGCCGCAGCGATCGTTGCCCGGGAGGGTTTCCCAACTGATAAAGCTGGCTGGCAAAAGCTGCCCGGCATCGGCGATTACACGTCAGGAGCGATCGCTTCCATCGTTAGCGGTGAACGCGTGACTGCCGTCGATGGCAATGTCCAGAGGGTGTACGCAAGGTATCACGCAGACTCGAGCCACAAACTCAAGAAAGCGGCGGACTCCTGGTGTCAAGAACTGTTGGCTGAGGCTTCGCCCGGCGATTTGAACCAAGCTCTGATGGAGCTTGGCGCAACCGTATGCCGACCGTTGTCGCCGTCATGTTCCGAGTGCCCTCTCGAGTTCGACTGCGAGGCGTGCGCCACGGGCGATCAAGAGGCGTATCCGGCCAGGGCTAAGCGGCCGCCGATGAAAGAAGTACGATTGCGCGTGCTAGTCCCGAGATGCGCGGGGCGATACGGATTGCGAAAGATAACGGATGGACCGTGGTGGGTCGGCATGTACGGATTCCCGACTTTGACATCTGACGAGTATAGCGCTGATTGGCCTTCGATGCCGCTGATCTCGATCGGCGAGCATCGACACACGGTGACGAATCACCGGCTGATCTTCCAGGCATGGGTCTGTGAATTCCCACGCGCTGACGATCGATTCATGTGGGTGACTGAGGAGGAACTGCAAGCGGTTGCGCTGCCCTCGCCGTTCCGCGCAATCGCACGCTCAGCACAAACGACGCTTGCTGACACAGTAGAGGGAGACTCCGACGATCACGACATGCGCAAGAACTCTGTCGGCTGTACGAGCAGGCCGTCTTCAGCGAGAAAGTAG
- a CDS encoding ADP-ribosylglycohydrolase family protein: MADFIRAAIQGALVGATLGAPHKGGSKLRKLSFYEPIPARMAQSEALEAWLVWSQHIRSEKSAQTVSQSLLANWNYPVDESAFGLSNAARGLSSPISGSFANPLPTGSQAIGRAIYWGIAFHGDPNAATEYAYYDASIDHAGDGVWSAVALARMMASAAPGVQLTDLVRVATDCLPKESRILEALPMLMQSLSNPDGVTVVRETLASSIGVTDDLDASLTFSWILLGLLNGKGDFEPSVLTTAGCCGASGQSGLACGAISAALSGSVPEPWLKPLGANFVAGHGIGNVDPPATIAKFVDQIANDCKQFGKATAPAPPEPSPDAEAQEEEQPVAEPPAPEFPEKLAELLAQAPNESITEIENIRLSARYIDPPIVRPGKQLRMALTFTNIGTSDEEIRSQLTAPEGWKIATKLASTRLEPGQSTSFPAVVEPPKRHEASLANLRLKLNKYEVLIPIFGSQLWYTVGPFVNHDGSGYEHKFQAETKFSVDEIFNGRSDLPVQWSEQHFPGVVFDAEPLFKTGPGVVYLWSKAVFPKSGSYRLVAAAGVAMVVWLDGEKKLWYHDVHTPIPRPKNPYIMDFKAGDEPITFLFKILRNRQELPPVAIYFLAEDGLLVQPTEFLRMS, from the coding sequence ATGGCCGACTTCATCCGGGCTGCAATCCAGGGCGCTCTCGTCGGCGCCACGCTTGGCGCGCCGCACAAGGGCGGCTCGAAACTCCGCAAGCTATCGTTCTACGAGCCTATCCCAGCGCGGATGGCACAATCTGAAGCGTTGGAGGCGTGGCTTGTCTGGTCGCAGCACATTCGGTCGGAGAAGTCAGCCCAGACGGTCAGCCAATCGCTGCTCGCAAATTGGAACTACCCTGTCGACGAGTCGGCGTTCGGCCTTTCCAACGCTGCTCGCGGGTTGAGCTCTCCGATCTCCGGGTCGTTTGCAAATCCGTTGCCTACCGGATCGCAGGCGATCGGCCGGGCGATCTATTGGGGGATCGCGTTCCACGGAGATCCAAACGCTGCGACAGAGTACGCCTACTACGACGCGTCGATCGATCACGCAGGCGACGGCGTTTGGTCCGCCGTCGCCCTCGCCCGCATGATGGCCTCTGCAGCACCGGGCGTTCAGCTAACCGACCTCGTTCGCGTTGCGACTGATTGCCTGCCGAAGGAGAGCCGAATCCTTGAGGCTTTGCCCATGTTGATGCAGAGCCTGTCCAATCCGGATGGAGTGACGGTAGTGAGGGAGACGCTTGCTTCCAGCATCGGCGTGACGGACGACTTGGACGCCAGCCTCACGTTCAGTTGGATTCTCTTAGGCCTGCTGAACGGCAAGGGAGACTTCGAACCCTCAGTGCTGACGACCGCAGGCTGCTGTGGCGCTTCGGGACAGTCCGGCTTGGCTTGCGGCGCGATCTCTGCGGCGTTATCTGGTTCGGTTCCCGAACCCTGGCTGAAGCCGCTCGGGGCTAACTTCGTTGCAGGGCACGGCATCGGCAACGTCGATCCTCCGGCGACAATCGCCAAGTTCGTCGATCAGATTGCCAACGACTGCAAGCAGTTTGGCAAGGCAACGGCCCCCGCACCGCCGGAACCTAGTCCTGACGCTGAGGCGCAGGAGGAGGAGCAACCGGTCGCCGAGCCGCCCGCGCCAGAGTTTCCTGAAAAATTGGCGGAACTCCTTGCTCAAGCGCCGAACGAATCGATCACGGAGATTGAGAACATCCGCTTGTCCGCCCGGTACATCGATCCGCCCATCGTCCGGCCTGGAAAGCAGTTGCGAATGGCCTTGACATTCACGAACATTGGAACCTCGGACGAGGAGATTCGTTCACAGCTGACCGCCCCGGAAGGGTGGAAGATCGCTACGAAGCTGGCTAGCACAAGGCTCGAGCCCGGCCAAAGCACGTCGTTTCCAGCGGTCGTCGAACCACCGAAGAGGCACGAGGCGAGCCTTGCGAACCTGCGTCTCAAGCTAAACAAATATGAGGTCTTGATCCCGATCTTCGGCTCTCAGCTCTGGTACACGGTCGGTCCGTTCGTGAATCACGACGGCTCCGGCTACGAACACAAGTTCCAAGCCGAAACCAAGTTCAGCGTCGACGAGATATTCAATGGCCGCAGCGACTTGCCGGTGCAGTGGAGCGAACAACACTTCCCTGGCGTCGTCTTTGACGCCGAACCGCTGTTCAAGACAGGCCCGGGCGTCGTCTATCTGTGGTCGAAGGCCGTGTTTCCAAAGTCGGGCAGTTACCGCCTTGTGGCGGCTGCCGGCGTTGCCATGGTCGTGTGGCTCGATGGCGAAAAGAAGCTCTGGTACCACGACGTGCACACTCCGATTCCGAGACCGAAAAACCCGTACATCATGGATTTCAAGGCTGGGGACGAGCCGATCACGTTCCTGTTCAAGATATTGCGGAACAGGCAGGAACTCCCACCTGTCGCCATCTACTTTCTCGCTGAAGACGGCCTGCTCGTACAGCCGACAGAGTTCTTGCGCATGTCGTGA
- a CDS encoding DUF2779 domain-containing protein codes for METGRHVGQLARRLFTGVLIETPSSDWPAATSATAKAMADGADCLFEAAFSNERIACRPDILVREEEAWHLIEVKSGGAVNKSYLDDIAFQVAALLECGVRVMKASLIHIDKGYVGSAGQIDHERFFKTVDVTEDVFHRLPNLQGELHEVVELIAGPEPQVETNVHCLRPKCTFYDYCHEVAVEHDLVQLPRIKAERVVEFRRSGIASIDQIPQDEKLTPTQRKIADVVRFDAPFVSDDLGAVLRNLPYPLHFVDFEALSVAIPPYAGVRPFQILPFQWSLHIVSKPGAEPVHKSFLADGSHDPRKEFTTSLWNAVQSAATFVYYSNYEVSRLKELASHTVPNADLALEAFEKQGFDLLAVIKKHYYHPGFHGSFSIKSVLPAIVPDLSYDDLEIQGGDVAAYQFQRLIGDGLTAQSRASIREALEEYCERDTLAMVRLFDRLLEESAD; via the coding sequence ATGGAAACTGGGCGACACGTCGGCCAGCTCGCGCGCAGACTTTTCACCGGTGTGCTGATCGAGACTCCTTCCAGCGACTGGCCGGCGGCGACTTCCGCCACGGCCAAGGCGATGGCAGACGGTGCGGACTGCCTCTTCGAAGCGGCGTTCTCAAACGAGCGAATTGCATGCAGGCCGGATATCCTGGTTCGCGAAGAGGAGGCCTGGCACCTGATCGAGGTCAAGAGCGGCGGCGCGGTAAACAAGAGCTACTTGGACGACATTGCCTTTCAGGTCGCTGCCCTGTTGGAGTGTGGCGTGAGGGTCATGAAGGCGTCACTAATCCATATTGACAAGGGGTACGTCGGCTCTGCGGGCCAAATAGACCACGAGCGGTTCTTCAAGACGGTCGACGTGACGGAGGATGTGTTCCATCGATTGCCAAACTTGCAAGGCGAACTGCACGAAGTTGTTGAGCTAATTGCGGGCCCAGAGCCACAAGTCGAGACGAACGTGCATTGCCTCAGACCGAAGTGCACCTTTTACGACTACTGTCACGAGGTTGCCGTCGAACACGACCTTGTCCAACTTCCGCGGATAAAGGCCGAGCGAGTCGTTGAGTTTCGCCGATCCGGCATCGCGTCCATCGATCAAATACCGCAGGACGAAAAGCTGACGCCTACGCAAAGAAAGATCGCCGATGTCGTGCGCTTCGACGCGCCTTTCGTCAGCGACGATCTCGGCGCCGTTTTGCGGAATCTGCCGTATCCGCTGCACTTCGTCGACTTCGAGGCGCTCTCGGTCGCGATCCCGCCGTATGCAGGCGTCAGGCCGTTTCAGATTCTGCCGTTCCAATGGTCGCTGCACATCGTTTCCAAACCAGGTGCCGAACCAGTGCACAAGTCGTTCCTGGCCGACGGATCCCACGATCCTCGGAAGGAGTTTACGACCAGCCTCTGGAACGCGGTGCAGTCGGCGGCGACCTTTGTGTACTACTCGAACTACGAAGTCAGCCGGCTCAAGGAGTTAGCCTCGCACACCGTTCCGAACGCAGACCTTGCACTGGAGGCCTTTGAGAAACAAGGTTTCGATCTGCTCGCGGTTATCAAGAAGCATTACTACCATCCGGGCTTTCACGGCAGCTTTTCGATCAAGAGCGTGCTGCCGGCGATCGTCCCCGACCTCAGCTACGACGACTTGGAGATCCAAGGAGGCGACGTTGCCGCATACCAATTCCAGCGGCTGATCGGCGACGGATTGACCGCGCAATCCAGGGCGAGTATCCGAGAAGCGCTCGAGGAGTACTGCGAGCGCGACACCCTCGCGATGGTGCGTTTGTTCGATCGTCTTCTCGAAGAATCTGCCGACTAG
- a CDS encoding GerMN domain-containing protein: MTRTNSGKSPVGVVLVLAAVVVLGIAAYVKFAPADEIPREEETLVDGSVTLVIPTYDEKLDFSSEPVKVPEGVDQTVFAVNLFLDQLDVVPSDAVAEKIELNNGIASVYFSSEFRRSYGTEDEQILVNGLLVTLGQFPEIEFAKFYAGGRPLETFGNIDLTDPLPVIRRPDLDVDD; encoded by the coding sequence ATGACACGAACTAACTCTGGAAAGTCGCCGGTAGGCGTCGTGCTCGTTCTCGCGGCGGTCGTCGTTCTCGGCATCGCCGCGTACGTGAAGTTTGCGCCAGCAGACGAAATCCCGCGAGAAGAGGAGACTCTCGTCGATGGCAGCGTCACTCTCGTGATACCGACGTATGACGAGAAGCTCGACTTCAGTTCCGAACCGGTCAAAGTACCGGAAGGGGTCGATCAAACGGTGTTCGCCGTAAACCTCTTCCTCGACCAGCTCGACGTCGTGCCGTCAGACGCCGTTGCTGAGAAAATCGAGTTGAACAACGGTATCGCAAGCGTGTATTTTAGCAGCGAGTTCCGCCGGTCGTACGGCACCGAGGACGAACAGATCCTCGTGAATGGCCTGCTCGTCACACTCGGACAGTTCCCCGAGATCGAATTTGCAAAGTTCTACGCAGGCGGCAGACCCTTGGAGACGTTCGGCAACATCGATCTTACTGATCCGTTGCCGGTGATTCGTCGGCCCGACTTGGACGTCGACGACTGA